The following are encoded together in the Candidatus Liberimonas magnetica genome:
- a CDS encoding HAMP domain-containing protein, translating to MRKTIFFKIFSGYLLIALGLSVLVLFFSYGAIKQNYISTFTNELTDLCKVVNPQALAYIKSNNINGLDQYIKKLEVQTHKRITIIDLEGNVLADSEADPKTMSNHKTRPEVQQVLNGNNYNIGKSLRYSSTVKEKMLYIAMPIEYNGKIIGILRASTFLRDINVLINNVMTHIISVTGIVLLISLIIAFLFSKSMSVPIGRLKEASLKIASGNFGAKVTLKNNDELNDLAHIFNQMAEKLGFLFNDISNKKDELNTIINSITEVLFVIDSNDKIVIYNESFKKVVLNEEIDGRFYWEIFRAQGLKELIDKAKEYKKAVVDEIEISGKIYASSAVPLSNESNYIIVMHDITQVRNLENKKKEFVANVSHELRTPLTAIKGFAETLEDETSPEGRRYLDIIIKHSERLLSIVEDLLLLSQIEEKGFKLEVAKTDIKAIIESVIKMFEPKIKEKNITINLSAPGNVQSLTADQFKLEQMFVNLIDNAIKYTDKGNVDISVKQDNKLTTIIISDSGIGIPQEHMPYIFERFYVVDKSRSRKAGGTGLGLSIVKHIVMLHGGAVNFESALGIGTKITITLPNH from the coding sequence GAACCCACAGGCATTGGCATATATAAAATCCAACAATATAAACGGGCTTGATCAGTATATAAAGAAGCTTGAAGTCCAAACACATAAGCGCATAACTATTATTGATCTAGAAGGAAATGTTCTGGCTGACTCTGAAGCAGATCCTAAAACTATGAGTAATCATAAAACCCGGCCTGAAGTGCAGCAGGTTTTAAACGGGAATAACTACAATATAGGTAAATCACTAAGATACAGCTCTACAGTAAAGGAAAAAATGCTTTATATTGCCATGCCAATAGAATATAACGGCAAAATAATCGGTATTTTGCGTGCAAGCACATTTTTAAGGGATATTAATGTATTGATTAATAATGTAATGACACACATAATAAGCGTAACGGGCATAGTCCTGTTAATTTCTCTGATTATAGCCTTTTTGTTTTCAAAGAGTATGTCAGTGCCTATTGGCAGGCTTAAAGAAGCTTCACTGAAAATAGCATCTGGTAATTTTGGTGCCAAAGTTACATTAAAAAACAATGATGAATTGAATGATTTGGCTCATATTTTTAACCAAATGGCTGAAAAGCTTGGTTTTCTTTTTAATGACATTTCAAATAAAAAAGATGAGCTGAATACTATAATTAATTCTATAACAGAAGTGCTTTTTGTAATCGATTCAAATGATAAAATAGTAATATACAATGAAAGTTTTAAGAAAGTTGTACTAAATGAAGAAATAGACGGAAGGTTCTACTGGGAAATCTTTAGGGCTCAAGGTTTAAAGGAATTAATAGACAAGGCAAAAGAATATAAGAAAGCTGTTGTTGATGAAATTGAGATTTCAGGCAAGATATACGCTTCCAGTGCTGTACCCCTGTCAAATGAAAGTAACTATATTATTGTTATGCATGATATAACTCAGGTTAGAAACCTTGAAAATAAGAAGAAAGAATTTGTGGCAAATGTTTCGCATGAATTAAGGACGCCTCTTACGGCAATAAAAGGTTTTGCGGAAACACTTGAGGATGAAACAAGCCCTGAAGGCAGGCGCTATCTGGATATAATAATAAAGCATTCAGAACGTTTGCTAAGCATTGTAGAAGACCTTTTGCTCTTATCGCAAATTGAAGAAAAAGGGTTTAAGCTTGAGGTTGCTAAAACGGATATAAAAGCTATTATAGAATCTGTTATCAAAATGTTTGAGCCTAAAATAAAGGAAAAAAATATTACTATTAATCTTTCCGCCCCAGGTAATGTTCAATCCTTAACTGCGGATCAATTCAAATTGGAGCAGATGTTTGTCAATCTTATTGATAATGCCATTAAGTATACAGATAAAGGCAATGTGGATATTTCAGTAAAACAGGACAATAAACTAACTACTATTATAATTTCAGACTCCGGCATAGGAATTCCTCAAGAACATATGCCCTATATATTTGAAAGGTTTTACGTAGTTGATAAATCCCGTTCACGGAAAGCCGGCGGTACCGGCCTGGGGCTTTCAATAGTAAAACATATCGTTATGCTGCACGGTGGAGCGGTAAACTTTGAAAGCGCTTTAGGTATCGGCACAAAAATCACAATCACTCTCCCAAATCATTAA
- a CDS encoding sigma-70 family RNA polymerase sigma factor has translation MYFDDCMPLVKSIAGKYYRYGVEFDDLVQEGMLGVLEARKNFNTGKKTKFSTYAVFWIKKKMLEYLNKEKRISLNAAEIDDAIEITGINDQPSMNPIDFPDDMPEIEKQVLKYIYEEKKSLKVIAEILGIRREKARQIKFKALRRLKSKKIFLTQN, from the coding sequence ATGTATTTTGATGATTGCATGCCTCTGGTTAAATCTATAGCCGGCAAATATTACAGGTATGGCGTTGAATTTGATGATCTCGTGCAAGAGGGGATGCTTGGGGTTCTGGAAGCCAGAAAAAACTTTAATACAGGCAAAAAAACAAAATTCAGCACCTACGCTGTATTTTGGATTAAGAAAAAAATGTTGGAATACCTTAATAAAGAAAAAAGGATATCGCTTAATGCTGCTGAAATAGATGATGCAATTGAGATAACCGGTATCAATGATCAGCCATCAATGAATCCAATTGATTTTCCTGATGATATGCCCGAGATTGAAAAACAGGTTTTAAAGTATATTTACGAAGAAAAGAAATCATTAAAAGTAATAGCTGAAATACTAGGAATAAGAAGAGAAAAAGCAAGGCAAATAAAATTTAAAGCTTTGAGAAGATTAAAATCAAAGAAAATATTCTTAACGCAGAATTAA